GCTAAAGGAGTGGTAGTTTCGAAAACATAGACATTGTCCGTGCCATATTCGTAATATGAGAACTGAACTGTCGCAGCGGAGCCACCAACATTTTGAACGGTGACGGCACCGGTAATATTGCCGACAAATTCAATCAGGTTTGGACCAGCGAGATCGGTTGAGGCGTTATTGGCTGGGTAGCCAGCATAGAGGTTGATCCCGTAATTGCCGGGGACATATGACCGTTTCTTGTCATTGGTTGAAGAGATGAGTGGCTGAGGATCGTAATCGTCGTTATCAATTGATTCAATGACCGCCGAGGCATAGGTGCCAGCAGGCATACCACCAAGGTTGTTGGAGTAGCTATCAAACACTTGAGCTTCGCCAGGAGCGAGGATCATGAAATCGGTGAACTGTTGGCCGATATAAGCGGAGTGGCGGCTGTCAACATTGGTCACGGTCAGGGTGATCTGCACGTAAGCATCAGCTAAGCCGACATTCATCACAGCGGCGCTTGCATTCATGGTGCCGTAGTAATCGTTCTTGACGGCAGGATGGTAGAGGACGGTGTCCTGATCTGCAGCGCTTTGCATTCTCGTGGAGAGGGCATAGCCAGCAGGTGAGCCGGTGTGGGGATGCTCGGTGATGACAGCAGCAATTGGGGTGGTTGCGGAAAGTGTCAGGGAACCGTAGCATGGGGATGTCGCTGAGCCAGTGCCGCAATCTTCAGTTGGAACGCCAGCTGAGGCGGGATCAAGCATATACATCTTATTGGCATCAATTGAGATGGTGTCGGTATAGATCGAGCCATCATTCATCTGGAAGGTGTAAACCACATCTGAATCAGCACCGGCGGCCTGGATATAGAAGGTTGTGGTGTGATTGAAGTAGTTGCTCTTGACTTTCGGCATCATTAATTCGGTGGAGGCCATATCCTGGCTGATGCCCTGATAACGGGCGCAGGCTGTACCGCCGTTGGTTCCAACGGAACCATTCGGGAAGTTAGCGATTTCCGAGACGGAAGCAACGGGAACGCTGGCTGAAATCACGACGGAACCCTCGAACCCACTGGGGAGGGAGGAGTCGAAGCCAATGTATGAACCGCCGGAACCGTAGTTTGGTGTGACGCCGGGATCATAGGCAAGCGCCTGGCCAAAATCAAAGGCGTAGGATTCGCTGCCATAGACATCTGTGCTGGAGCCGCCAGCGTAAGCGGTCATCTGGATTGTCCCATCAACGCTGCCTGTCGCCAGGTTTTGGACGTAAAGGGAAGACCACCAGCCACTGCCTGGAAGATCAGCAAAGACCGATGTCACGGTCAAGAGGCCGATGAGCAGAACAAATGCAAAAGCGATGAGAAACCGTTTCATTTTTCTTCTCCTAAGTAACTAAGGATTGATTAACACAATTGTTAGTATGAGTATATGAATTACTGGCTCAAATTACCATAATACCTATGGGTTATTCTGATGTGGGGAGAGGTTGGTATGCTTTGAAGTGCTACTTTACCTTGCCAAAAATGTGGCTGACGATACCGATTCGTTTGCGTACGATGATGTACATCCAAATTTGAGAAACTGCCATGGATGCTGAAGCAGCAATTGCTCCTGCAACCATGCCGGTGAGAGGGGCTAGAACAAGGGTGAATACGATATTGAGAATGCTGGTAATAATTATGATTTTCATGACATCTTTTTCATGGCCGGTCATGTTCAACAGGATGTTTACCGATCCCAGGAAGGAATTGATCACCTGGCCGATCAATAGGACGACCAGGGCAGGGTAGGCAGCGATCAATTTGGTGCCAAAGACCAGGGTAAGTAGATTCTTACCAAAGATGATGAAAAGGGCTGAGATAAGTAAATTAAGCACAAAGACGAACCGAGCGCTGAGAACCGTCAGGCGCTGCAGCTTATTCTTGTCACCATTCGTATGCAGAGAAGTGAACTGTGGCGCAATGATGGAATTAATGGCGGTTAGCACCACAGAGGCCAGGGTTGCAGTGCTGAGTGCAACCTGAAAACTTCCAATTGCTGCCGAGTCTACGAAGAAGCCTAATACGATTATGTTGGTTCGGCTTCTTACTAGATTGATTCCGCTTGAGAAGATCAACGGGATAACGCTGGATAACCAGATTTTTGAATGATAAATAGGCTTTGCCTGCAAGATGGCTTTTGGCGTGTACTTGAATAAAAAGAATACACTGGCCACGACAGCCACAAAGGTTGAAACAACACGTAAAGCCATTGCGACAGGTGGGGTGAAATCCAGTTTTGAAAGATACCCAATACCTATAATGAGGACGGTGAAAAGTCCAGGCGTAATCCATAGATCAGGAATCTGCCCAATAATTACTTTTTTAAGCCCGCGCAGCGCAGCGTTGATCAGAATGACCAAAGATTGTAATGGGAGTAGGAGAAGGCCCCAGAAGAAAGTGGAAGTTTCCACAGAACCAAAGAACTGCTTCCCGATCATGCCGCTGGCAGCACCCACAAGCAACAAGATGAAGCTGACCAATAGGGTGGCTCTAAATGACCATCGCCAACTGCCTGAGATGGTGTCGTTATCTTCTTTGACTTGGCCTTTAGAGGTTTCGCGTAAAAGCAGCGTTGAAATACCAAACTCCGCTGGAATGATTAAGATATAGGCAAGCGAAAAAACATAGCTGTAGACACCATAGCCGTCATCTCCAAGGAGCCGCACTAAAAAAGTGCCAATCAGGAAGGAGAGAATCTTACTGCCACCATTCAAGAACACACTGCGAATGCTATTATTAATCAACTGGCCGCGAAGGTCTTCCCCCTTTAGCATGTTGACATATTGGGCGATCGTGTCCTTAATCCGTTTGATCATTTTTCCTTTTCACGACTCGTTTGGTGAACAGGATACTTTGTTTCGTGCAGCTTGACAAATGAATTGGGCGGCAAAGAGAAATTGTCCGGTAGCAGTTTGATATCAAACACACCTTCGGTAGGGTCTTCAGAGAATTCGACCTTGGAGAGAACGGTGAGGGTGGAGAGGTCAAAGTGGATCAGGATATTATTATCACCGATCAGTAAAGTGCCATCCGGCAATTGGCAGGCGCCACGCAGAAAATGCTCTCCAATTTTAGTTCTGGAAAAAACCTTGTTGGTGAAGGGATCAAAATGAAGAATTTCCCCAGAACTGGTATCCAGATAGATCGCTGTTTTGTCCTGCAGGATTCGGATGCTGTGACTGGGTACGACGCAATGATCCAGAATGAGGCTCTCTGTGAGTGGACCGTCTGGGGGGAAGCGTAGAATCAGGCTGTAGGATTCTTCTTTGGTGATTTTGGTGGCTTCAAATTTATTATTCTCTTTAACGAAGAGCTTTTGATAGGTGTCATAGAGCCAGGGCAGAAGCCCGGAGAAGATTGTATTTTTGAGTTGATTGTTCCACTTGTGGAAATGATAACGGGAGATGACCCTAACCAAACCACAGGAGATCAGGAGGTCTCCGTTTTCAAGAAAGGCGAAGCTGTTTACATGCAGGGAATCGGTGATGGCACTGTCATGAGATAAGGGGTTGCGATAGTCATATTTCCCCTTGCGGATGGCGCGGTCACTCAGGATAGGCTGAATAGGTGTTTTCGCATATTGGTTGATCAGGTCATTGGAACGGAGATCGAAGTATTTTATGATTTCCCCATTAAAATCCAACA
This Chloroflexota bacterium DNA region includes the following protein-coding sequences:
- a CDS encoding oligosaccharide flippase family protein produces the protein MIKRIKDTIAQYVNMLKGEDLRGQLINNSIRSVFLNGGSKILSFLIGTFLVRLLGDDGYGVYSYVFSLAYILIIPAEFGISTLLLRETSKGQVKEDNDTISGSWRWSFRATLLVSFILLLVGAASGMIGKQFFGSVETSTFFWGLLLLPLQSLVILINAALRGLKKVIIGQIPDLWITPGLFTVLIIGIGYLSKLDFTPPVAMALRVVSTFVAVVASVFFLFKYTPKAILQAKPIYHSKIWLSSVIPLIFSSGINLVRSRTNIIVLGFFVDSAAIGSFQVALSTATLASVVLTAINSIIAPQFTSLHTNGDKNKLQRLTVLSARFVFVLNLLISALFIIFGKNLLTLVFGTKLIAAYPALVVLLIGQVINSFLGSVNILLNMTGHEKDVMKIIIITSILNIVFTLVLAPLTGMVAGAIAASASMAVSQIWMYIIVRKRIGIVSHIFGKVK